DNA from Nitrospira sp.:
ACCGTCAGCGTCGGCATTCCAGGCTGGGAAATTGCTCGCCCGCGGTGTTTGCCCAGCAGTGGGCTCGTCAACAGCTGGCGGCGTGAGGCGGCAATTCATGGCGTCCACTATTGACAACCCAGGTCAGATGCATCGGGGCGCTCGCATTGCCCGGCAGCACGTCCACCGCCAGGGCCAGCCGGGTGTTTGCCATGAATGCGCTGTGATAGCTGTGCGACGGTCGCCCCGGCTTCTTTGGGTTGTAGCCCACGACGGCCCCTTCCTGCTTCCCATACAGGCCCTTCACCGTTGTATCCAGATCCAGAACCACGGCGTCGTCAGCAACGGGTGGGGCGTCTTCGCCAGGTGCCGATCGAGCCAAGCCACGCCCGATGATTCGTCCATCCGGGCAAGCGCCCGTCGCGCCGTATCCTCCGAGACGAATCCGGCAACACCCAACAGCCTCGGGTGGATGCCGTCATGGCGCATCGCCGTGCTAGGCGCGTAGCGGTGGTGGCCGGCGAGGATCGCCAGCAGCAAGGTGGCGAGCACGGTGCGTGTAGCCGATGCGTGGTGGCTGTGGGAGGCGAGCGGGCAGTCCGCCACCCAGGCCTCGAACAGGCCCCTCACCTTGAGACACTCAATGCAGAACGGCAGTTGTCCCAGTGGGGTCACGGCTGCAGCAGGGTCCCACTCCACGTGGATTCGCCCCCCACACGTCTCGAGCGCAAGCGCCCCCTTCTGTCCTGCCACGGCCTTGCGTGATGCCTCACCCATTGGGGGACTCCCTTCGTACGAAGAAATGTGCCCCCAATCCGCTGCCAGCCAGGCGATCCCCGAGCAGGCCGCTGCTTCAACTGCCGTTTATAGGCTGAAAGATTATGGCATTCAGATCAGTATGGATGGGACCGGGCGCTGGCGGGATACCGTCTTCGTCGAACGGCTGTGGCGGAGTCTCAAGTATGAAGAGGTCTCTCTCCATGCCTACGAGACCGTCTCCGACGCCCAGCAGGGGGTGGGGCGCTACATGACCTTCTACAATCAGCTCAGGCCGCATCGCGCGCGTGACGGACGCACGCCCGATCGCGTGTACTGGGAGAACCTGCCTGCACGGCCCACTGCCGCGTAGGCTCATCCCGTCAGGCGCCACTTAAGAACGGACAGAAACTGTCCAAACAAGCGGACCCACCTCTGTTCGGCACAGTCCGCCGTCCCAGTGCAATGGAGACCGATGATGGTGGACGGCTGGAGTTCGATTACAATCGAGATACATACCCATGGTCTAGGAAATGTGTTGAACGATACGCTCCGAGTGCTAGGGTCTGTTGACATTCATTTCATCCAGAGCATGGTCGCAGCAAGATAGATGAGGCTGGCGAAGTTGCGGGCGCGTTTGGCGTAGCGAGTCGCGGCGGCCCGATAGTGCTTGAGCCGGTTGAGGAAGCACTCGATACGGTAGCGCTCGGCGTACAGGGCAAAGTCCGTGTCACGCGGAGCTTTGACACCGACGCGTGGTGGGACGACGGCCGTGGCGCCGGACCGTTCAGCAGCCTTGACGATTGTTTTGCTGTCGTATCCCTTGTCGGCAATGACGTAGTGCGCCGGAAATCCCGCCAGCAACGGCTCGACTTGCGTGTAGGCTGATGCCTGCCCCGGCGTCAGGATGAAGCAGAGCGGATTGCCAAGGCCATCAACCGCCGTGTGGATTGTGGTGGTCAGCCCGCCCTTCGAACGGCCAAGGGCTTCCGTCTCTTGAGCCCCCCTTTTGCGCCTGCGGCGTGCTGGTAGGCCCGGACGATGGTGGAGTCGATCATCACGTATTCAAAGTCGGGATCGCCGGACAGGGCACGGAACACGCGTTCCCAGACGCCCGCATTTGACCACCGGTTGTACCGCTGGAACACGCTGTTCCATGCACCGAAGCTGTCCGGGAGCTCACGCCAGTGCGCGCCGGTCTGTGCGATCCAGAGCACCACCTCCACAAATTTTCGGGTATCGGTTGCCGTCCGTCCTGGATCGCTCGCCTTGCCAGGCAACAACTCTTTGATGTGCTTCCATTGATCATCCCGGAGTTCCCGTCTCGCCATCCCCCCCCTCTTGGGCGTTGATCCGTGCCGCACCAATGACAATGCGGAGGCGAACTCTGAATGTCAACAGGCCCTAGCAGGCTTCGGAAGAACCCTCCGTTCATCCTTCGAGAGCCTCAGGACGAGCGGAGCAGCCATTGAATTTACTGAGCTGTTCCGTTCATGTTGAGCCCGTCGAAGCACAAAAATCGAGTTTTTCCGCAGCCTGCTAGATATCTTGGGGTTGACGCCACACCTCCCATGGGGCACCACCGTGCGAATACATCTCATCCAAAGCTTGCTTATCCTTGAAGGTATCCATGGAAGCCCAGAAACCGTCGTGTATATATCCGATGAGCTGCTTCGCTTTAATTAAGCTCTGGAAAGGTTCCCGAACCAGTTCCTCACCCGCACCGATATAGCGGAAGATGTCTTTCTTGAAGATAAAGAATCCACCATTGATCCGAATATTGGTCTGACTCATGTCCTGAATCTTCTCGATATCGTCCTGACCGTTCAACGTCACAATATGATAGCTCAGACGCGGCTTGACACATACGAAACTGCCGACCTTGTCCTCTTTGAAAAAATGATCTAGCTGTGCGGGAAGCGGAAGATCCGTAAGGACGTCGCTATAATTGGCCAGAAACATCTCCTCCCCGTCCAGATACTTTTGCACCGCCTTCAATCGTTGACCTATGTTGGAAGTGAGGCCGGTGTCGGCAAATGTGATTCGCCAATCGCTGATGTCAGTACTCAACAGGTCGAGATGTTTCCCGCCCTCGGAGAGCACGAAATCATTCGAGATGCCCTCTTCGTAGTTCAAGAAATATTTCTTGACGACATCGGCGGCATGACCAAGACACAACACAAAATCCTTATGCCCGAAATGGGCGTAGTATTTCATTACGTGCCATAAGATCGGTCTGTAGCCGATGGGCACCATGGGTTTCGGAATCGAATCAGAATATTCTCTTAGGCGCATTCCTAAGCCGCCACAAAACAACACAACTTTCATAATGTATACTCCCTAACTTAGGACAGATCAGAAGGAGAATCTTCTGACACCATAACCACCCTCTAGGAGCCTGTCCGACATTGACCTGACGGTCCGGGGAACCTGCGCCGTATTGACCAGCACCTGGGTCAGCATCGGCTGCGCGTGCTGTTTGTCATTCGACTCAGCGGTGACGTCGGCCGCAACAATAATCTGCGCCCTCGCATCGACCGCCGCTTGGCCGTGGTCCCCTTGCACGACACTCCCCTTGGCCCCGGCATCCGGCATGATCCGGCTCTCCGGGTCGGTGAAGGTGCGCTGGGCCTTCGGGTGCGGCCCCGAGCAAGGCGGCTGCGGCCGGCCTCGGCGCGATCCTGTTGCCTTGCGAGCTTCGTGCGCCACCTGTTTGAGCGCGGCTTCCGCCTGAGCCTCCTGCTCCAGCACGGCCTTGGCGGCCCGAATGGTCTGGAGCCGCTGCTCGCGGCGCGCAAGTTCGGCGGGCCGTTCATCGCCCCGCCGGTCCAGGCCATACGCCACATCGTCCTGAGCATCGGCGGCTTCCGCCTGCGTCAGCAGCCGTTCGACTTCCGCCGTGAGCCGCGCGGCTTCCGTCACCATCCGACCATAACTCATGGCCTTGTTCGAGGCATTGGCCTTGACCTTCGTCCCATCCAGCGCGATGTGCCTCAGCTTCACCAAGCCCGCCCGCTGGCAGAGCTTCAGGACCTGCACAAACCGATCAGCCAATGTTGTCAGATGCGGCTTGCGAACGTCACTGAGGGTCCGGAAATCCGGCCGCTGATTGACCGCCAGCACCCGAAACGCCACATCCTCTTCCAGTTCCCGCGCAATCTGCCGCGAGGCCGGAATCCCCACGGCATAGGCATACCGCAATACCGTGACCAGCAGCTGGGGATGATACGGCACCGTGCCACGCGTCACGCCGCCATAGGTGGCGAGGATGGGCGTGAGATTCAGTTCCTCCGCCAGATCCGACAGGAAGTACGCCAGGTGGTCCTCCGGCAACCACTCGCGCGATGGCGGCGGCAACAGCCACAAGTCATCAGGATCATAGGGGCGAAAGGTTCGAGTGGTCATCATGCAGCCGCCTCACTCCTCACTACGTAGGTACACGAATCAGCGGCTGCACACAAGGGGGGGCTAATGTCGGATAGGCTCCTAGTCCAGGAGGATTCTGCGCGGCAATCGAGGTTCTCCGAGGACTCAATTGTGGCGATTATGAAGCAAGCCCAGCCAGCCGCCAGCCAATCAACCTAAATCCGGCGTGAGTTTCCTATCACAGCCTGTCACCTGAGCGCTCAGAAGCTTCGGAAGAGCCATCTTTGAGATTGCGCCAAAAGCTACCGTTTCGATAGCATTTTGAGACATGCCGCCACACGGGCCACGGAAGCTCAAGATCACATTTGGGACGACCTCTCTGACCCACTACGGCGGCGTATTATACTTGCCCCATCGCTTCTTCGGTCGCTTGCGGTTGAGGAAGCTCCTGACCCAGGAAGCACGCCTTCTCCAACGCAACAATCGCTCGACTCGTTGGTCACATCCGTATCGCTTCGTCGTCGTGCGACGCCCCCAGCCCGACGAGCCAACCAACCAGTTGCGCTCTTCACGCTCGGCAAGTACCACTACCAGGTCCTGGTGACGAATCCCGTTGCAACCGCTCAACTTCTGACGCTTCTACAATGACCGGGCCGGAGTCGAGCTGCTCATCAAGCAACTCAAAGGGGATTACGCTCTAGGCAGCATCCCCGCCCGCCACTTCTTTGCCAACGAGACCTACTTCCATCTGCTCCTGCGGGCCTACGATCTCGTGAACTGGTTCAAGCGGCTGTGCCTGCCCCCGGATTTCCAGAACGCCACGCTCCAAACGCTCCGTCACAAAGTCCTGCTGATGCCCGCACAGTTGCGGCGCGTCGAAAATCGTCCCGGCTTGAACTTGCCAGCAAGCGGTCCTCGAGAAGCGTCATGGAGGTATGCCTTGCAGAAGATTGAGAAGCTGAACTTGTGAAACCATCGTTTTTCACGCCGGATTCAGGATCAAATCTTCGTCAGAAAACTCAACAACCCGCGACGCGGTGGGAGATCGCGAGTATGTATCCGATAATAATCGCTAGAAGCGTTGTCGAGATCGGTCACATCTCGAATAAATATCCGTATAAATCGACATACTTATCGATTGCTGCTTCAGCGCTCGGCAAATGATGGAAATCCCGTTCGAATTTCGCGACGTCAAGAATTGTATAGTGAGGTCGTGGGGCCAGAAACTTGCCGGACTTTCTACCAGCCTCCATCAGCTCTTTTAGGGGGATAGGAGTTATTAAACTACGCGGTTTCCCTAATCTGTCTGCGAACCGTAGACTTATGTCATAGGGTGTAAGCGGATTGCGCGCGCTTAGATGATAAATGCCTCTTGTTCGCCTTTCAGGATCATGCATGGCTTCTTCAATCGTAAAGATTGCTTCCGCGACCGTTGCATCTGCGAGATGAGCAACGTACATGTCATCTACTCTCGTAAACGGCTTACCCATTTGAAGCTCAGAACAGGTTCTCTTAAAAAAACCTCCAAGCGGTCCTTGCACTCCGTGCATCCGGACTATGACCGATCCCTCGGAATATCTTTCCAGGACCTTTTGTTCTCCCAAGACCTTTGTCAGGCCATAGAACGTCGGCATAATGACCGTATCGGCATAATTGACTGCTCCAGTGTGGTCCCTGGGTACTTTGAGCTTGTCTTCTTCTGTATACTTTTTACCATGGGCATTGTCTCCAAATACGGATTCAGTGGAAAGATGCAGCAATAATATTTCCGCGCCCTCCGCGGTGACTTCCGCACAAGCGCCTGCCAAAATTTCCGCGCTACGGGTGTTTTTTTGATACGCTGAGAGAGCTATTGGTTCTGCTACATACCTTTGTCCTTCGACTCCATCAAGATCTGTTTCGCCGGCGCAATTTATTATCGTTCTGACTTTATTTCCGGCCAACTTTCTAACAATGTCTCTGACTCTGTCTTCATCAGTAGAATCGAAATCCTGCACGACCTCCGCTAAGCTTTCTGTTTCCGGAACGGTTTTGTGGACCAAGCCGGTAAGTGTTGCTCTTCGAAGTCGAAAACGGCGCAGCGCATCCCCGACTTTCCCGGAGATTCCAGTTACTGCAATATGTTGCATCACCTCTCCTCTTCAAGAGCCATTCACGATTAGGGAATCTCACAGGGACTCAACAGCCCGGTGCCTCCATATCTCCCCGTAATGCTACGGCGGATTGGGTACAATTTCACAATCATGCGAACCATGTCCTCGCCGACGCCTCGGAGATCTTCTGATTTGAGGCCGGATACCACATTCATTTGGAGAATCGTGACCGGACGAAAGATGGGAAATTACAAGCCGACAAAACCGACCTCTAGATTGGGATATGTTTGGTCCTTATGCGACATGACTCCAGCGACGTCCGGCCAGTTGATGCCCAATCTTGGATCATTCCACCGTAAACCCTTGGAGCCAGCCGGCTCATAGAATTCCGACATCTGGTAAAAGATCTCCGTGTTGTCCTCGAGTGTCTGGAACCCGTGGGCAAAGAGTTTTGGGATATAGAGCATTTTATGATTGGTAGCGGTCAGTTCGATCCCAACCCACTTTAGGAATGTGGGTGAATCTTTCCGGAGATCAACGATCACATCGAAGAGAGACCCCTTTGTACAACGAACCAGCTTTACCTCGGCATGCGGAGGGATCTGATAGTGAAGGCCTCTCAAGGTTCCCTTCCGTTTATTGTAGGACACATTGCACTGAACGAGATGAGGGTCGAGACCCTTGGCGGCAAACTCCAGCGCACACCACGAGCGAGCGAAAAAGCCTCGTTCATCTTCAAGCTTCTCGACCTCGATTACGTATGCCCCGGGGAGAGACGTTTCCAAGAAGATCATTGCGGGATCTCACCCTCAAGAATAGACGCGAACTTCTGGAATCGGTACCACGAACTGTCCTCCCCATTCGCGGATGTACGAAACCTGGTCCATAATCTCGTCCTTGAAGTTCCATGGAAGAATCAGCACATAGTCAGGTTTGGTTTCCCTGATTTTCTCGGGGGCGAAAATCGGAATGCGGGTGCCAGGCAGGTACTTTCCCTGCTTGTAGGTATTTCGATCGACGGTGAAGTCGATGAAATCCTGGCGTATGCCGCAATAGTTGAGGAGGGTATTGCCTTTTCCCGGCGCCCCATATCCTGCGATCGTTTTCCCTTTCCGTTTAGCTTCGATCAGAAATTCAAGTAACTTTCTCTTCGTCTCCTTCACCTGCTCGCCGAAGAGCGCATAGGTTTCCACTCGATCGAAGCCAACCTCCTTTTCTCGCCTCATCAGCTCCCAATACCGTTCCGTCACGGGCTGCGTCTCGTCATCAGCATGACGTCCATAGATCCGAAGCGACCCTCCATGCGTCGGCAGTTCTTCCACGTCGAACAGCGCGAGTCCATGAGCCGCAAAGACCCGTTCGGCGCTCATGAGGGAAAAGTAGAAGAAATGTTCGTGGTAAATGGTGTCGAACTGATTCTCATGCATCAATCTCATCAAATGAGGGAACTCGATGGTCACGACGCCACGAGAGGCTAACAAGAGTTTGATCCCCCCGACAAAGTCATTGATATCGGGAACCTGAGCCAGCACATTATTCCCTAACACAAGGTCTGCCTTCCCTCTTTCGGCAACCACCTCATTCGCCGTGTTCAGACCGAAGAACTTGACTAACGAAGGAACATTCTTTTCCCTAGCCGCCTCAGCCACGTTGACGGCCGGCTCAACTCCTAAGACCGGAATGCCCTCGGCAACAAAATGCTGCAACAGGTAGCCGTCATTGCTTGCTAACTCTACGACGAAACTCTTCTCCGTCAAACCCAGACGTCCAATGATCATTTCCGTATATCGCTTCGCATGCTGCACCCAACTGTCCGCGTAGGAGGAGAAATATGCATATTCGGTAAAGATCTCGGCAGGGCTGACATATTCATGTAACTGCACGAGGAAGCATTTCTCACAAACATACACATGGAGCGGATAGAAGGGTTCCATTTGATTGAGCTTCTCTTCGCTGACATAGCTTTCACAGAGGGGATGCATCCCAAGATCCACAAATGTTTTCCTCAAGGGCGCTCCACAGAACAAACAGCTTTGGGTTTCCATGTGGCCGATTCCTTCCTTGCAGGCGGCACCTCATCTGCCTTTCCTCTTCACTTCAGCAGTGGGAGTAAACAGGGCCCGCTGATTCATTACCGCAAGCAGCTCGATTTCTTTGTCAGTCAGTCCACCTACTCGACCATTCTCTTCCACCATATTTCGTGCCGAAGGAATATATACTCCTGGGGCAGAAAAGTCGATCCGGGGAATAGTGCGCCCGGCAATAGAACCCCTCGAGAACAAGGTAGTCGCGGATCATGATTGGGGTCAGATCTTGTTATGTGCATTCCTTTCTTTTGGCACGATCGCACCTACACGTCTGCACTATGCATAGTACAAGGTCCGACCCCAACTTCCTATTCCTTGGAAGGCTCGAAGGCTAGAGTGAGACGCGGTCGTCAGCAACCGACTTTTAAATCGCTTCCTCTTAAAAATGATAGCCTACGCCGAAGACAAAGTTGTTCGCACGGTAGTCCATGTCTACGTTTACTCCAGTACCTAGTAAGTTGTCGTGACCCATACTTGCCCAGCTGTATTTCCATTCCCCGAACATGGCAATCGCACTCGTGATTCGGTATCGAAGCCCGACTTGCGTGTTCAGTCCGACATCGGTGCTCGAGCTGGAAAAGCCAGAAGTCGACAGGTGGGAAAAGAATACTCCGAGCCCCACGCCAACGTAAGGCTCGAATGCACCCGCCTGATACCGGACTACGAGATTCACCGGGCCCAAGTAAGCATCCGATTGTAGATCCCAGGAAGCGTGATGGGAGGGGACGTGCCGAAGTTGCCGCTGATTACCCAATCTTGCTGTTTGATATGAGGCGTGGCATTGAATACTTCGGTTTCAATGCCGAGCCATTTCACGGAGGCAAAGTAGTATCCAACTTTGCCTCCGTACGCTACGGAAGTCTGTAAATCGAGGTCACTTACCGCTACCGTGGTTCCTCCTCCACTCAACCGCACGCTACTGAAGTCTGCGGGGAGGTTCGGGCCTACTTGACCTGCAACATACCATTCCGCTTGAACCGGACGGCTGAAAGGCACGAGGACAAACATCGCCATCGTAAGGGAACAGGATCCGACGACAACCAGCAATTTACTCATAAGTAATCTTCCTTTCTCCGGCCTCTCTGACCGTTGACGGTCCTAAACTAACCTGGGACAATCCTGAGACGCAATGCAGAAGGACGCGCAATCATTTTCATCTGGCGTGCAGCCGGCTAGCGCGGTAACCCTCAGCCCCTTCAGGCAGTGGTGATGACCGTCATGTGCGGCGTGACCATCGGCACTACCGCAGTCACGGCCATTCCGGCAAGGTCGCTTCCAAAATAGCGAAGTTCTCTTTGACCAGGAGAGAAATTGAGCTGACCGCTCATGATCGTTTGTATTCGGATTCAGTCGACAACCATATTTCTACCCCTAAAACCACATATCCCAATTTGGCCATTGCAGCACTTACATCTTATGGCGTTTTGCCAGGGCCATGCGGCTTCCTCCAACATATGATCCGCCGTCTTCTTAAGATGATAATAGAGGTGGCTCCGCTTGTTTGGAGGAAGTCTTGATCTTTTCTTCATCGGAACATCTCTGATAGAATGCCGGTCAATACGAGGGAAGCTGGATCTTAGCTTTGATTATTTAACCTTACGTGGCAGGAAAAAGGAGCGCGCAGATATGGCAGAGGTTTCGTGTGTGACATGCGGGCAAACGGGAGAAGCGATTACGGCTCCCTTGTTTCTCGGCAAGCTTGAGTCGGAGGTAAAGAGCAAGGTCTGCATCGACTGCTGGAAAAAGTGGGAAGGCATGCGCGTGATGGTCATCAATGAATATCAGGTCAATCTCGGCGATGAGAGCGGACGTGAACTCGTTCGCAAGCAGATGAAAGCATTTTTGAAGCTAGGGGAACAGGTCGATTCGTCGAAGGTTGCCGAAAACTATCGTCCGCCGACCGGCTGATCGCGCGTTTCTTCCGGAAGCGGTTTAGCCAGTGAGCTTCAAGTTTTCCCTTGGATTGTCGCAGAGTTCGTTGACATCGCAAATCCAAAAGTGCTAGGGTGTCGCGTTCTGCCATTCCCATTCTCTTAACGGGGAAAGAGGGAGGATTCGGTTCGAAGATGATCACGCAGATGCAGGTCAAGGGGCTCATGTTTGACCCCTACAACAATGCGTACATCATCATACTCCGAGACGATGATCAATCGGAAATGTTACCGATCTGGGTCGGGAAATCGGAAGCCAGTTCGATCAGCCTGGCGATCGAGAATGTCGCCCCTCCCCGTCCCATGACCCACGACTTCATGAAGTCGTACTTGGATGCATTCAACGCCAAGGTCATTAGTGTGGTGATCACAGACCTGCATGAACATACCTATTTCGCCAAAGTGCATCTGACCTACGCGGACTCAGAGTATACCGTCGATTCTCGTCCCAGCGACGCCATCGCTCTGGCTCTCCGGACCGAGGCTCCGATTTTTGCGAGTGAGTCCGTGATTCGCAAGCAGAGCTCAGAAGAACTCGATCAGTGGCTGGAAAACCTGAAGCCAGAGGACTTCGGAAAGTTGGACACCTGACGAATGTGTTGACCGTTGTATGGAAGAGCACGCACCTCAAACGACCGAACCGTTGATACGGCTTACCGTCAATCGAGTTGTAGAAGACTCGACGACGGATACCAGGATCGTCGTGCTGGCACGAACCGATGGCGCGTCAGACCATTTCATGGTATGGGTGGGAGCGTCGGAGGGTGAAGCGATCAGGCGTGCTCTGGACACATCGA
Protein-coding regions in this window:
- a CDS encoding IS5 family transposase (programmed frameshift); translated protein: MARRELRDDQWKHIKELLPGKASDPGRTATDTRKFVEVVLWIAQTGAHWRELPDSFGAWNSVFQRYNRWSNAGVWERVFRALSGDPDFEYVMIDSTIVRAYQHAAGAKGGQETEALGRSKGGLTTTIHTAVDGLGNPLCFILTPGQASAYTQVEPLLAGFPAHYVIADKGYDSKTIVKAAERSGATAVVPPRVGVKAPRDTDFALYAERYRIECFLNRLKHYRAAATRYAKRARNFASLIYLAATMLWMK
- a CDS encoding sugar phosphate nucleotidyltransferase, which codes for MKVVLFCGGLGMRLREYSDSIPKPMVPIGYRPILWHVMKYYAHFGHKDFVLCLGHAADVVKKYFLNYEEGISNDFVLSEGGKHLDLLSTDISDWRITFADTGLTSNIGQRLKAVQKYLDGEEMFLANYSDVLTDLPLPAQLDHFFKEDKVGSFVCVKPRLSYHIVTLNGQDDIEKIQDMSQTNIRINGGFFIFKKDIFRYIGAGEELVREPFQSLIKAKQLIGYIHDGFWASMDTFKDKQALDEMYSHGGAPWEVWRQPQDI
- a CDS encoding transposase — translated: MMTTRTFRPYDPDDLWLLPPPSREWLPEDHLAYFLSDLAEELNLTPILATYGGVTRGTVPYHPQLLVTVLRYAYAVGIPASRQIARELEEDVAFRVLAVNQRPDFRTLSDVRKPHLTTLADRFVQVLKLCQRAGLVKLRHIALDGTKVKANASNKAMSYGRMVTEAARLTAEVERLLTQAEAADAQDDVAYGLDRRGDERPAELARREQRLQTIRAAKAVLEQEAQAEAALKQVAHEARKATGSRRGRPQPPCSGPHPKAQRTFTDPESRIMPDAGAKGSVVQGDHGQAAVDARAQIIVAADVTAESNDKQHAQPMLTQVLVNTAQVPRTVRSMSDRLLEGGYGVRRFSF
- a CDS encoding sugar nucleotide-binding protein, whose amino-acid sequence is MQHIAVTGISGKVGDALRRFRLRRATLTGLVHKTVPETESLAEVVQDFDSTDEDRVRDIVRKLAGNKVRTIINCAGETDLDGVEGQRYVAEPIALSAYQKNTRSAEILAGACAEVTAEGAEILLLHLSTESVFGDNAHGKKYTEEDKLKVPRDHTGAVNYADTVIMPTFYGLTKVLGEQKVLERYSEGSVIVRMHGVQGPLGGFFKRTCSELQMGKPFTRVDDMYVAHLADATVAEAIFTIEEAMHDPERRTRGIYHLSARNPLTPYDISLRFADRLGKPRSLITPIPLKELMEAGRKSGKFLAPRPHYTILDVAKFERDFHHLPSAEAAIDKYVDLYGYLFEM
- the rfbC gene encoding dTDP-4-dehydrorhamnose 3,5-epimerase codes for the protein MIFLETSLPGAYVIEVEKLEDERGFFARSWCALEFAAKGLDPHLVQCNVSYNKRKGTLRGLHYQIPPHAEVKLVRCTKGSLFDVIVDLRKDSPTFLKWVGIELTATNHKMLYIPKLFAHGFQTLEDNTEIFYQMSEFYEPAGSKGLRWNDPRLGINWPDVAGVMSHKDQTYPNLEVGFVGL
- a CDS encoding class I SAM-dependent methyltransferase, which gives rise to METQSCLFCGAPLRKTFVDLGMHPLCESYVSEEKLNQMEPFYPLHVYVCEKCFLVQLHEYVSPAEIFTEYAYFSSYADSWVQHAKRYTEMIIGRLGLTEKSFVVELASNDGYLLQHFVAEGIPVLGVEPAVNVAEAAREKNVPSLVKFFGLNTANEVVAERGKADLVLGNNVLAQVPDINDFVGGIKLLLASRGVVTIEFPHLMRLMHENQFDTIYHEHFFYFSLMSAERVFAAHGLALFDVEELPTHGGSLRIYGRHADDETQPVTERYWELMRREKEVGFDRVETYALFGEQVKETKRKLLEFLIEAKRKGKTIAGYGAPGKGNTLLNYCGIRQDFIDFTVDRNTYKQGKYLPGTRIPIFAPEKIRETKPDYVLILPWNFKDEIMDQVSYIREWGGQFVVPIPEVRVYS
- a CDS encoding Fe(2+)-trafficking protein; the protein is MAEVSCVTCGQTGEAITAPLFLGKLESEVKSKVCIDCWKKWEGMRVMVINEYQVNLGDESGRELVRKQMKAFLKLGEQVDSSKVAENYRPPTG
- a CDS encoding bifunctional nuclease family protein; amino-acid sequence: MITQMQVKGLMFDPYNNAYIIILRDDDQSEMLPIWVGKSEASSISLAIENVAPPRPMTHDFMKSYLDAFNAKVISVVITDLHEHTYFAKVHLTYADSEYTVDSRPSDAIALALRTEAPIFASESVIRKQSSEELDQWLENLKPEDFGKLDT